From the Desulfosarcina sp. BuS5 genome, one window contains:
- a CDS encoding SurA N-terminal domain-containing protein — protein sequence MKACCIILCMVLAANIFWFLSGCSCSDNALQIESTDEYLIKVNDRVINVRDFNSDFEMIESLYPYNSMQTPAILNDAKIMFLNQLIEEMVLAERAEELNINITDNNVEKVVSDIKKDYPDDEFKKNFLENAVPYNFWRNGIRKRLIMERVIEKDLGERIAIIPEDIIKYYEGYNEGRNENSDSTIGPDDINKKIIKHLRREKSEKMYGPWLGDLKKKYNIKVNMTEWNKIIKG from the coding sequence ATGAAGGCCTGTTGCATAATATTGTGTATGGTGTTGGCGGCAAATATTTTTTGGTTTTTGTCAGGTTGTAGCTGCTCTGACAATGCTTTGCAAATAGAGTCCACAGATGAATATTTGATTAAGGTCAATGACAGGGTTATCAACGTGCGTGATTTTAACTCTGATTTTGAAATGATTGAATCCTTGTACCCCTATAATTCGATGCAGACCCCGGCTATTTTAAATGATGCGAAGATTATGTTTTTAAATCAGCTTATAGAAGAGATGGTTCTGGCTGAAAGGGCTGAAGAATTGAATATTAATATTACTGATAATAATGTAGAAAAGGTTGTCTCTGATATAAAAAAAGATTATCCTGATGATGAATTTAAAAAAAATTTTCTTGAAAATGCTGTTCCATATAATTTCTGGAGAAATGGGATCAGGAAACGTCTGATTATGGAAAGGGTCATTGAAAAAGATCTGGGAGAGAGGATAGCGATAATACCTGAAGACATAATAAAGTATTACGAAGGGTATAATGAAGGTAGAAATGAAAATTCGGATTCAACAATAGGGCCCGATGATATAAACAAAAAAATAATAAAACATTTGCGCAGGGAAAAATCGGAAAAGATGTATGGTCCCTGGCTGGGTGATCTGAAAAAAAAATATAATATTAAAGTGAACATGACTGAATGGAATAAAATAATAAAAGGCTGA
- a CDS encoding helix-turn-helix domain-containing protein: MNIDQENLSFGRLLRSLRREKNMTLDDLFEITRVSKTMLELIEKEDHERLPAAVLVKNFLRSYADAVGADRDEIVRLYLRSNKNAGRNLRLEASRAEPGTRFWPRFLLAVSALAVIIGLTVFMMKKGADEPIGNIEPQAASIEQGAAEEPQADLLNEQNPPEQRVTEAEELPEAEEAPVAVVLEKLLLKIVSVEETWLKVIIDSHDSTEYTVKPGDSLEFEAFSGYNILIGNATGVKLFLNDKPIEVPGRTGQVVNIQIP; encoded by the coding sequence ATGAATATCGATCAAGAAAATCTTTCCTTTGGCAGGCTCCTTCGGTCATTAAGACGTGAGAAAAACATGACCCTGGACGATCTTTTTGAGATAACCAGGGTATCGAAGACGATGCTGGAGCTTATTGAAAAGGAAGATCATGAGAGACTGCCGGCAGCGGTGCTTGTAAAAAATTTTTTACGCTCCTATGCGGATGCTGTCGGCGCTGATAGAGATGAGATTGTAAGGTTATACCTCCGTAGTAATAAAAATGCCGGCAGGAATCTCCGCCTTGAAGCATCCCGGGCCGAACCTGGTACAAGATTTTGGCCCAGATTTTTGCTGGCTGTTTCAGCTTTGGCGGTGATTATCGGTTTGACTGTTTTTATGATGAAAAAAGGGGCTGACGAACCGATTGGAAACATAGAGCCTCAGGCAGCTTCTATAGAACAGGGCGCTGCCGAGGAACCGCAAGCTGATCTTTTAAATGAACAGAATCCGCCTGAGCAGAGAGTGACAGAGGCGGAAGAGTTGCCTGAAGCGGAGGAAGCGCCGGTGGCGGTTGTGCTTGAAAAATTACTTTTGAAAATTGTATCTGTTGAAGAAACCTGGCTTAAAGTGATTATAGATAGCCATGATTCGACTGAATACACTGTTAAGCCAGGAGATAGTCTGGAATTTGAAGCTTTTTCCGGTTATAATATCCTCATCGGCAATGCTACAGGGGTTAAACTTTTTTTAAATGATAAGCCCATAGAAGTGCCCGGCAGGACCGGCCAGGTTGTGAATATACAGATTCCGTAG
- a CDS encoding MmgE/PrpD family protein → MAPTKELAIFLAEKEFGDIPEEVIEQSKLLIIDAIGCGLGGFTEASEEADWIVELVKEQGGNDEATVFCDGFKTSAANAALANATIAHTIDFDDTHMGSLTHLGASLIPTIFAMGERAHAGGSDIITAFVLGFEAAARIGRSVMPTHYKYWHPTGTSGIFGSAVAAGKILNFNAQQMEMVIGHAADQTGGLRYGVDKGDFSKSLHPGFAAMKGVLLSLLVAKGATGPKGILEYPTGFCRAYCPDEPDLESIGANLGSDYLVMEDGIKAYPTILCSHSPIQATLEIISKKNIDPADIKEIHIRQNDLAKGQGCNYAPDTVLAARLSIPYCVAMAASQGNVSLSQFTNEKLNDNKIKEIMSKIKIQGDPELNKKYPDTIAAFVDLKTQDGTLFEQSVIYPKGNPKNKMSKNEVQAKFRDLALLSLDKSKVGNLFKKLMELEKINDIIEVIPLLIK, encoded by the coding sequence ATGGCTCCAACTAAAGAATTGGCAATCTTTCTCGCAGAAAAAGAATTTGGCGATATTCCTGAAGAGGTGATTGAACAGTCTAAACTGCTGATTATTGATGCCATAGGGTGTGGATTAGGCGGATTTACCGAGGCTTCAGAAGAGGCGGACTGGATTGTAGAGCTTGTTAAAGAACAGGGCGGAAATGACGAGGCTACTGTTTTTTGCGACGGTTTTAAAACATCTGCTGCAAATGCAGCCCTTGCAAATGCTACAATTGCCCATACCATTGATTTTGATGATACTCATATGGGATCTTTGACTCATTTAGGAGCTTCGCTGATTCCAACTATTTTTGCTATGGGCGAACGTGCCCATGCCGGCGGTTCCGATATAATAACAGCATTTGTTTTAGGATTTGAAGCAGCAGCCCGAATCGGACGTTCAGTAATGCCCACCCATTACAAATACTGGCATCCGACAGGAACATCAGGTATATTTGGATCAGCAGTTGCGGCCGGAAAAATCCTGAATTTTAATGCCCAACAGATGGAGATGGTCATAGGACACGCCGCAGATCAAACCGGAGGACTTCGATATGGTGTGGACAAGGGGGATTTTTCAAAAAGTCTTCACCCGGGGTTTGCGGCAATGAAAGGAGTCCTTCTTTCTCTTTTGGTCGCAAAAGGGGCCACCGGACCTAAAGGTATCCTGGAATACCCTACCGGTTTTTGCCGGGCATATTGCCCGGATGAGCCTGATCTTGAATCCATTGGAGCAAACCTTGGGTCAGATTATCTGGTTATGGAAGATGGTATAAAGGCTTATCCGACTATCTTGTGCAGCCATTCTCCTATCCAGGCCACATTGGAAATAATCAGTAAGAAAAATATAGATCCGGCTGATATCAAAGAAATTCACATCCGGCAAAACGATCTTGCAAAAGGACAGGGGTGTAATTATGCTCCGGATACAGTACTGGCCGCCCGGCTCTCCATACCTTATTGTGTTGCAATGGCAGCATCTCAAGGTAATGTTTCATTATCCCAGTTTACAAATGAAAAACTAAATGATAATAAAATCAAAGAGATAATGAGTAAGATTAAAATACAGGGAGATCCTGAATTAAATAAAAAATACCCGGATACAATTGCTGCCTTTGTTGACCTTAAAACCCAGGATGGTACCCTCTTTGAACAATCAGTTATCTATCCAAAGGGAAATCCCAAAAATAAAATGAGCAAAAATGAAGTTCAGGCGAAATTCCGGGATCTTGCCCTGTTGAGCCTGGATAAATCAAAAGTCGGCAACCTTTTCAAGAAACTTATGGAGCTGGAAAAAATAAATGATATAATAGAAGTCATTCCTTTACTGATAAAGTAA
- a CDS encoding oxidoreductase, producing MKLLEPCKIGNMELKNRVVLAPMSNNLMKDGFITERAIRFYENIAKGGVGLITCEDGIVDFPLGNNVKFPAAIDDDKYIPMLKKFNDTIHLHGVKTIMQLAHGGRRAGRVAKKSGCLDVTRGLIPVGPSEVAHPAPGYVVPQELSVDQIKHVVEQFGQGAGRAMEAGFDAIGLHCAHMYLCGEFLSPWANKRTDAYGGTFEKRLTFVLEVIERIRKEAGNDHPIIVRMNGMEPGGGNSLADIRKIGQAFEKAGIDAIHVSVGFAATIKDPAFIPSIPSMRLDDGPIVHLAENIKKGVQIPVIAVNKIRTPQFAEKILQEGKADLIALGRTLVADPNFVNKTIEEKYDDIRPCISCCQGCIQNVVEKDLPMTCTVNPMAGREGEFKLEKADKQKKVLIAGGGPGGLETAIVAAKRGHAVTIYEKRNKLGGLLIEAAIPPHKTDINRLTDYFTKQVDKLGIKVVLNTEITPAIVNDEKPEALIIAVGGDNLIPPIPGVENEIVVSALDVLNQKVTLGKNIVIIGGGQTGLELAEFLGENGKKPIVIEMQDNVGAGMPSQVKTPLMFSLEDFGVNIITMAEAKEITKDGVMITQGGQERLIEADTVILASGFKGKPEFNESFKDAAPEVFSIGNCVKQGNILDAIQKGFLTAIKL from the coding sequence ATGAAATTGCTTGAACCTTGTAAAATAGGAAACATGGAATTGAAAAACAGGGTAGTTCTTGCGCCGATGTCAAACAATTTAATGAAGGACGGATTTATTACGGAAAGAGCAATTAGATTTTATGAAAACATTGCAAAAGGCGGTGTAGGCTTAATAACCTGTGAAGACGGAATCGTTGATTTTCCATTAGGAAATAATGTCAAGTTTCCTGCTGCGATTGATGATGACAAGTATATTCCCATGTTAAAAAAATTCAATGACACGATTCATCTCCATGGCGTAAAAACAATTATGCAGTTGGCTCATGGCGGCCGGCGAGCTGGTCGGGTGGCAAAAAAATCGGGTTGTCTCGATGTAACCAGGGGGCTTATTCCTGTGGGTCCATCAGAGGTCGCCCACCCGGCACCCGGCTATGTTGTTCCCCAAGAGTTGAGTGTTGATCAGATCAAACATGTGGTGGAACAATTTGGCCAGGGAGCCGGAAGGGCTATGGAAGCAGGCTTTGACGCTATAGGACTTCACTGTGCCCATATGTATTTATGCGGCGAGTTTTTATCACCCTGGGCAAACAAAAGAACAGACGCCTACGGCGGAACTTTTGAAAAACGATTAACATTTGTATTGGAAGTTATTGAACGGATCAGAAAAGAAGCCGGCAACGACCATCCAATTATTGTAAGAATGAACGGCATGGAACCTGGGGGAGGTAATTCCCTTGCAGACATTCGTAAAATAGGGCAGGCTTTTGAAAAAGCAGGAATAGATGCTATTCATGTTTCGGTCGGTTTTGCTGCCACGATCAAGGATCCGGCATTTATTCCTTCCATTCCTTCAATGCGTCTTGATGACGGCCCCATTGTTCATCTGGCGGAAAATATTAAAAAGGGTGTTCAAATACCGGTTATCGCAGTTAACAAGATCAGAACCCCGCAATTTGCCGAAAAGATTCTGCAGGAAGGAAAAGCCGACCTGATCGCTTTGGGCCGGACGCTTGTAGCTGACCCGAATTTTGTCAATAAAACCATTGAAGAAAAATATGATGATATTCGTCCTTGTATTTCCTGCTGCCAGGGATGTATTCAAAATGTTGTGGAAAAAGATCTGCCCATGACATGCACGGTAAATCCCATGGCTGGAAGAGAAGGAGAATTCAAACTTGAAAAGGCTGACAAGCAGAAAAAGGTTTTGATTGCAGGGGGCGGCCCGGGAGGATTGGAAACGGCAATTGTTGCTGCTAAAAGAGGACATGCTGTAACGATCTATGAAAAACGTAACAAGCTAGGGGGGCTGTTGATAGAGGCGGCTATCCCTCCCCACAAAACCGATATTAACCGGTTGACTGATTATTTTACCAAACAGGTTGATAAATTGGGTATCAAGGTAGTTTTAAATACCGAGATTACCCCGGCCATTGTTAATGATGAAAAGCCGGAGGCATTAATTATTGCTGTGGGAGGCGATAATCTAATACCTCCAATTCCTGGAGTAGAAAATGAAATTGTAGTTTCGGCTTTGGATGTTCTTAACCAAAAGGTTACGCTGGGTAAAAATATTGTTATTATCGGCGGCGGTCAAACTGGACTGGAACTGGCTGAATTTTTGGGAGAAAATGGCAAAAAACCAATAGTTATTGAAATGCAGGACAATGTCGGCGCCGGCATGCCTTCCCAGGTAAAAACACCGCTTATGTTCAGCCTTGAAGATTTTGGCGTAAATATTATAACAATGGCAGAAGCAAAAGAGATTACAAAAGATGGCGTTATGATTACTCAAGGGGGGCAGGAAAGACTTATTGAAGCAGATACCGTTATCCTGGCAAGCGGGTTTAAGGGAAAGCCTGAATTCAATGAAAGTTTCAAAGATGCGGCTCCTGAAGTTTTTTCCATCGGCAATTGTGTTAAACAGGGAAATATCCTGGATGCAATTCAAAAAGGTTTTTTAACGGCAATTAAACTTTAA
- a CDS encoding SurA N-terminal domain-containing protein, translating to MKVYFYSIFKISEFNSVYIIFFLLSFFFVNCSLSSAEVVDRIIAIVNDKIITLSELNLALKPYLARIKSMGRTPEDERQFLYTVREKVLNDLINDKLTYLEAKHYKVTITDDEIDKTIERIKEANYHTDEDFREILAKEGVTIEEYRRDLKEQMLRSRVVDYEVRSKVVITKEDIMAYYEANQEKYAAEKRYHLRNILMRPSSFSGEETRQNLLNKMADILVKLEEGKSFSDLARVYSQSPFAGEGGDLGFCKFDDLAPEIQDALKGLIAGEWTGILDTDQGFQIFYIEDIEDIEDTPGRSLEEASKEIEETLYTERVNQRFKVWVEGMRAKSHIKIIQ from the coding sequence ATGAAAGTATACTTTTACTCAATATTTAAGATCTCGGAGTTTAATTCTGTTTATATAATTTTTTTCTTGTTATCGTTTTTTTTTGTAAATTGTAGTTTGAGCAGCGCTGAAGTGGTTGATAGAATTATTGCAATTGTTAATGACAAGATAATAACGCTTTCCGAACTTAATCTTGCGTTGAAACCTTATCTGGCTCGAATCAAGTCAATGGGGCGTACCCCTGAAGATGAACGGCAATTTTTGTATACCGTTCGGGAAAAAGTACTCAATGATCTCATTAATGATAAACTGACTTATCTGGAAGCAAAGCATTATAAAGTTACAATAACAGATGATGAAATTGATAAAACAATAGAACGTATTAAAGAGGCTAATTATCATACTGATGAGGATTTCAGGGAAATATTGGCAAAGGAAGGCGTGACAATTGAGGAGTATCGCCGGGATCTTAAAGAACAGATGCTCAGATCAAGGGTTGTTGATTATGAAGTACGTTCCAAGGTTGTTATAACTAAAGAAGATATAATGGCATATTATGAAGCTAACCAGGAAAAATACGCCGCCGAAAAGAGATATCATCTTCGTAATATTTTAATGCGCCCTTCTTCTTTTTCGGGTGAAGAAACCAGGCAAAATCTTTTGAACAAGATGGCGGATATCCTGGTAAAATTAGAAGAGGGGAAGTCTTTTTCAGATTTGGCGCGTGTTTACAGTCAATCACCATTTGCCGGAGAAGGCGGCGATCTTGGATTTTGCAAGTTTGATGATCTTGCACCGGAAATACAGGATGCTTTAAAAGGATTAATAGCGGGTGAGTGGACCGGAATCCTTGATACCGACCAGGGGTTTCAGATTTTTTATATTGAAGATATTGAAGATATTGAAGATACGCCAGGCAGGTCCCTTGAGGAGGCGTCAAAGGAAATAGAAGAAACTCTTTATACTGAAAGGGTAAATCAAAGGTTTAAGGTGTGGGTTGAGGGGATGCGTGCAAAGTCGCACATCAAAATAATACAGTAA
- the mfd gene encoding transcription-repair coupling factor, producing the protein MIQNKNNISIKSLIDKIPGRDTGIDCAGLSGSEKGYLVSRLYDKLKSPIVVVVASQKEAGKFVEDLDFFFSDIKPPVILFPSYNILPFKDIAYHNQTAALRISTLYRLIHYDIPPIVVTTPDALLQKIIPKKELGDFVELVMAGEECDRDLLMENLIAGGYTRSVIVEEPGDFCVRGGILDLFSPGYDDPVRIEWFGDTVDSLRFFSAASQRKLKEIPEAVILPAREVILKKVSLKSLFRRIREQAASLNIPATVAKDIIDKISSEGLFQGIESLASIIYTELGTFFDYVPEKALFILSDPGELEKSAEEFRELVSKNYLEASGEQKFCVAPEKIYLEWVEARDFLLNNNPVNLSMLPVSDFELDQGEEKRPVVIKLERWDFEIKNNTYMRSELKDCQEKDNLLLPLADWIKDNQSEGNAVFIVCSTKSQSDRLTALISPYGLQPAIIDKLPGIKNSRGSFYICIGSLSSGFTWSFESLAIITEDEIFGPKRHKRKKVKPSVKTKLLEFADLKTDDLVVHIEHGIGRYKGLVKLKMPGTTSDFLLLEYKDDDKLYLPVDRMGMVDKYMGVEGINPLLDKMGGKSWNRVKKKVKKSVEKIAGELLKIYSERKIKKGYAFSGADSHFREFEAGFAFEETDDQSQAIEDVLNDMEQPLPMDRLVCGDVGYGKTEVALRASFKAVCDGKQAAILVPTTVLAEQHFNTFSDRFKDYPVRIECLNRFRSQKKQHEIVEGLKSGKVDIVIGTHRLVQKDVSFKDLGLFVLDEEQRFGVKHKERLKKLRKTVDVLALTATPIPRTLHMSLMGVRDISIISTPPEERRGIITYICKFDFRVIADAIRKELKRGGQIFFVHNNIHSIWAISKKIKEAVPEVRLDVAHGRLPKNDLEKVMLRFMKKEIDLLVCTTIVESGLDIPSANTILVSRADKFGLAQMYQLRGRVGRSDEQAYAYLFIPDESVLPVNAQKRLKILMEHSDLGSGFQIAMNDLKLRGGGTILGASQSGHIAAVGYDMFLQLMEKSMSELKGETFVENLDPEINVNISCYIPESYIQDIDLRLSIYRRLARMDDIGEIPEFRNDMKDRFGKLPNEVNNLLVKIIIKIMSVQAGVRRLDLAGENLVLNFSEVHQANPLGIIGMIDSGDNRYRFTPDHAFHARLLKGSALSPMVQTKNILKEIAQRVNG; encoded by the coding sequence ATGATTCAAAACAAAAATAATATATCTATTAAATCCTTGATCGACAAGATCCCCGGGCGGGACACAGGCATTGACTGCGCCGGCTTGTCCGGGTCGGAAAAAGGTTATCTTGTTTCCAGATTGTACGACAAGCTCAAATCGCCGATTGTCGTAGTTGTTGCTTCTCAAAAGGAAGCCGGGAAGTTTGTTGAGGACCTTGATTTTTTTTTTAGTGACATCAAACCCCCGGTTATCCTTTTTCCGTCGTACAATATTCTTCCTTTTAAAGATATCGCCTACCATAATCAGACCGCTGCATTGCGTATCAGCACTCTTTACCGGTTGATCCATTATGATATTCCGCCGATCGTAGTTACAACCCCTGACGCTTTACTTCAGAAAATTATTCCGAAAAAGGAGCTTGGCGATTTTGTCGAGCTTGTTATGGCTGGAGAAGAATGTGATCGGGATCTTCTTATGGAAAACCTGATTGCGGGAGGATATACACGTTCCGTTATTGTGGAGGAGCCCGGGGATTTTTGTGTAAGAGGCGGGATATTGGATCTCTTTTCGCCAGGTTATGATGACCCGGTAAGAATAGAATGGTTCGGAGATACAGTCGATTCTCTTAGATTCTTTTCAGCAGCAAGTCAGAGAAAGCTTAAGGAAATACCGGAAGCTGTGATACTGCCTGCCAGAGAAGTGATACTTAAAAAAGTATCACTAAAAAGTCTGTTCAGAAGGATAAGGGAGCAGGCTGCTTCTCTTAATATCCCGGCAACTGTAGCTAAGGATATTATAGATAAAATCAGCAGCGAGGGCTTGTTCCAGGGTATTGAGAGTCTGGCTTCGATAATTTATACGGAACTCGGCACTTTTTTTGATTATGTCCCTGAAAAAGCTCTTTTTATTTTGTCTGATCCGGGAGAACTGGAAAAGAGCGCTGAAGAGTTCCGGGAACTTGTATCGAAAAATTATCTTGAAGCATCCGGTGAACAAAAATTTTGTGTGGCGCCGGAAAAAATTTACCTGGAATGGGTAGAGGCCAGGGATTTCCTTCTGAATAATAATCCCGTTAATTTATCGATGCTTCCTGTTTCGGATTTTGAGCTGGATCAGGGTGAAGAGAAACGCCCTGTTGTTATAAAATTGGAAAGATGGGATTTTGAAATAAAAAATAACACCTACATGAGGTCTGAATTGAAAGATTGTCAGGAAAAAGATAATCTTCTCTTACCTCTTGCAGACTGGATCAAAGATAATCAGTCTGAAGGCAATGCCGTATTCATAGTCTGCAGCACAAAATCACAGTCCGACAGGCTCACGGCTCTTATCAGTCCATACGGGCTTCAGCCGGCCATAATCGATAAACTGCCTGGGATAAAAAACTCGCGCGGCTCTTTTTATATCTGTATCGGCAGCCTTTCCTCAGGCTTTACATGGTCTTTTGAGTCTCTTGCAATAATTACGGAAGATGAAATTTTCGGCCCCAAGCGGCATAAACGCAAAAAGGTTAAACCTTCGGTTAAAACAAAGCTCCTTGAATTTGCCGATTTAAAAACAGATGACCTTGTGGTTCATATTGAACACGGCATCGGCAGATATAAGGGCCTGGTCAAGTTGAAGATGCCGGGAACAACCAGTGACTTCCTGTTATTAGAATATAAAGATGACGACAAGCTTTATCTTCCCGTAGATAGAATGGGTATGGTAGATAAATACATGGGAGTGGAGGGTATTAATCCGCTTCTTGACAAGATGGGTGGAAAATCCTGGAATCGTGTCAAAAAAAAGGTTAAAAAGTCGGTTGAAAAAATAGCGGGAGAACTGCTTAAGATCTATTCTGAGCGCAAGATAAAGAAGGGTTATGCTTTCTCGGGTGCAGACAGTCATTTCAGGGAATTTGAGGCCGGTTTTGCTTTTGAAGAGACGGACGATCAATCGCAGGCAATTGAAGATGTTTTAAATGACATGGAACAGCCGTTACCTATGGACCGGCTGGTATGCGGCGATGTGGGGTACGGAAAAACGGAGGTGGCCCTGCGCGCATCTTTTAAGGCTGTGTGTGACGGCAAGCAGGCGGCTATCCTGGTTCCCACAACGGTTCTTGCGGAGCAGCATTTTAATACATTTTCAGATCGTTTTAAAGATTATCCAGTCAGGATCGAATGTCTGAACCGGTTCCGTTCCCAAAAAAAACAGCATGAAATTGTTGAGGGTCTTAAATCCGGAAAAGTGGATATTGTTATCGGCACTCATCGGCTTGTCCAAAAGGATGTCAGTTTTAAAGACCTTGGGCTCTTTGTGCTTGATGAAGAGCAGCGTTTTGGAGTAAAACATAAAGAGAGGCTTAAAAAATTACGTAAAACAGTTGATGTTTTAGCCTTGACCGCAACCCCAATACCAAGAACCTTGCACATGTCGCTCATGGGGGTGCGTGACATAAGTATTATTTCGACTCCACCGGAGGAAAGACGCGGCATTATCACATATATCTGTAAATTCGATTTCAGGGTAATCGCAGATGCAATCCGTAAGGAATTGAAAAGAGGCGGTCAGATTTTCTTTGTCCATAATAATATTCATAGTATATGGGCAATCTCGAAAAAAATAAAGGAGGCTGTTCCGGAAGTAAGGCTTGATGTTGCTCATGGCCGTCTTCCCAAAAATGATCTGGAAAAAGTAATGCTCCGTTTTATGAAAAAGGAGATTGATCTGCTGGTCTGCACAACTATTGTTGAATCCGGTCTCGATATACCTTCGGCTAATACAATACTTGTAAGCCGGGCAGACAAATTTGGACTGGCCCAGATGTATCAGCTCAGGGGACGGGTTGGTCGTTCTGATGAACAGGCCTATGCGTATCTCTTTATACCTGATGAGAGCGTTCTTCCCGTAAACGCCCAGAAACGACTCAAGATCTTGATGGAGCACAGCGATCTTGGTTCGGGTTTTCAGATTGCCATGAATGATCTTAAACTTCGCGGCGGCGGGACGATTCTAGGAGCTTCCCAGTCGGGCCATATCGCAGCGGTCGGTTATGATATGTTTCTTCAGCTCATGGAAAAGTCGATGTCGGAGTTGAAGGGAGAAACCTTTGTTGAAAATCTTGATCCCGAGATTAATGTCAACATATCCTGTTATATCCCTGAGTCGTATATACAGGATATTGATTTGAGGCTGTCAATATATCGCCGACTGGCCAGGATGGATGATATCGGGGAGATTCCCGAGTTCCGGAATGACATGAAAGACAGATTCGGCAAACTGCCGAATGAAGTGAATAATCTTCTAGTAAAGATCATCATTAAGATTATGTCTGTTCAGGCTGGTGTCAGGCGTCTCGATTTGGCTGGTGAGAATCTCGTCCTCAATTTTTCTGAAGTTCATCAGGCCAATCCCCTAGGTATTATCGGTATGATCGACTCCGGGGACAACAGATACAGGTTTACCCCTGATCATGCTTTTCATGCCAGGCTGTTAAAGGGGAGCGCCCTGAGTCCGATGGTTCAGACTAAAAATATATTGAAGGAAATTGCTCAACGTGTTAACGGCTAA
- the mgtE gene encoding magnesium transporter: MKNDRHNILLKSVKRLLRRDAVIHLRKIANKTHGADLSMLFRSLSVNQQHIIFNLIEDTEQKGILLSQLDENDFLALSEGLEIESFVKVLECMASDDAADLIGRLPEEQAAILLEKMKNEDSDEVEELLNYEDDTAGGIMVTDFIALKDDTTAEKAIRSLQKEHMDVEMPFYLYVVDEYGNLMGVCSLRQLVVVPPETPLKEFMTTEVFSVTTDTDQEEVAKIVARYDILAVPVVDETNKLAGIVTVDDVIDIFREEATEDILKMAGVGEEFVETQSVIRSTRKRLPWLFASCLGGVIASIVIGSFEASLSQVAYLAAFIPVIMGMGGNVGIQSSTIVVRGLATGRFNVRDVWAVVSKELVIGLILGTGYGVLIGTVAQFRYNTAAVALSAGLGTLSSMSIASLMGSIMPMLFVRINIDPAVATGPFVTSSIDFISVFFYLYIATRLLGI, from the coding sequence ATGAAAAATGATAGACACAATATATTGCTGAAGAGCGTCAAGAGACTGCTTAGACGTGATGCCGTAATACATCTGCGCAAGATAGCAAATAAGACCCATGGCGCGGATCTTTCTATGCTGTTTCGTTCACTTTCCGTAAACCAGCAGCATATTATTTTTAATTTAATTGAGGATACGGAACAGAAGGGGATTCTTTTAAGCCAGCTCGATGAGAATGATTTTCTTGCTTTGAGCGAAGGCCTGGAGATTGAGAGTTTTGTTAAAGTGCTTGAATGCATGGCGTCGGATGATGCTGCGGACTTGATAGGACGGCTTCCGGAGGAACAGGCTGCAATACTCCTCGAAAAAATGAAAAACGAGGATTCTGATGAAGTCGAAGAGCTGCTGAATTATGAAGATGATACAGCCGGTGGTATCATGGTTACCGATTTCATTGCTTTAAAGGATGATACAACGGCAGAAAAGGCAATCAGGTCATTACAAAAGGAACATATGGATGTTGAGATGCCTTTTTATCTTTATGTTGTGGATGAATACGGGAATCTTATGGGTGTCTGTTCCTTGAGGCAGCTTGTTGTTGTTCCTCCTGAAACTCCGTTAAAGGAATTCATGACCACTGAAGTTTTCTCTGTAACTACTGATACAGACCAGGAGGAGGTTGCAAAAATAGTCGCCCGATATGATATTCTGGCGGTGCCTGTTGTGGATGAAACCAACAAGCTGGCAGGTATCGTTACAGTGGATGATGTAATTGATATTTTCCGGGAGGAAGCAACTGAAGATATCCTGAAAATGGCGGGAGTAGGTGAAGAATTCGTAGAGACACAATCTGTAATCAGAAGCACCCGCAAACGACTGCCGTGGCTCTTTGCAAGCTGCCTGGGCGGAGTAATAGCCTCCATCGTTATCGGTAGTTTTGAGGCCAGTTTAAGCCAGGTGGCATATCTTGCGGCTTTTATTCCGGTTATCATGGGTATGGGAGGCAACGTCGGCATCCAGTCATCAACTATTGTGGTTCGCGGTCTCGCGACAGGCCGTTTCAATGTAAGAGATGTTTGGGCCGTAGTTTCCAAGGAATTGGTTATAGGATTGATTCTCGGTACAGGTTACGGGGTCCTTATAGGCACTGTTGCCCAATTCAGATATAACACGGCAGCGGTAGCCTTATCCGCTGGACTGGGAACCCTAAGTTCCATGTCCATAGCCTCTCTTATGGGTTCCATAATGCCTATGTTGTTCGTAAGGATCAACATAGATCCTGCCGTTGCAACAGGTCCTTTTGTAACATCCTCAATTGATTTCATAAGTGTTTTTTTTTATCTTTATATCGCAACCCGTCTTCTTGGTATTTGA